In the Mesorhizobium sp. M1D.F.Ca.ET.043.01.1.1 genome, CGGCGATGGCGCTGACCCGCGAGACCGAGCGCGGGACGATGGAGAACCTGCTTGCCATGCCGTCAAGTCCGACCGAGATCATGCTGGGCAAGGTGCTGCCCTTCCTTGTCGTCGGCGCCGTGCAGGTGACGGTGGTGCTGGCGGCGGCGAAGCTCTTGTTCGGCGTCCCCTTCGTCGGCAGTCTGACGCTGCTGCTTTCATCGGTGCTCGTCTTCGTGCTTTCGCTGGTGCTGCTCGGCTACACGATCTCGACCCTGGCCCGCTCGCAGATGCAGGCTATGCAGCTCACCTTCTTCTTCTTCCTGCCGTCGCTGCTGCTTTCCGGCTTCATGTTCCCTTATCGGGGCATGCCGGGCTGGGCGCAGATCCTGGGCGAGATCTTCCCGCTGACGCATTTCCTGCGCATCACGCGCGCCGTCATGCTGAAGGGCGCCGACTTCAGCGCGGTCGCCGCCGAGATCGGCTGGCTGGCGGTGTTCGTGGTGGCCTTCGCCGGCGCTGCCCTGCTGCGCTTCCGGCGGACGCTGGACTGAGCCGAGCGGCTGACACCCGGACGAGCGCGTCATATAGAATGGATGTGACCAGGCCAATTCAGGTTGACCAATGCGACTGCGGGGCAAACTCCATATCCTACCCTTAATGTTGGGCGAAAAAGACACGCCCCTGCGTGTCGGGGCCGATCTCGGTCCGATCCAAAAGCACCTTGGCTTCCCAAATGGCTTTATGTCTATCAGGATCAGCCGTGCGGTTTCCTGCTTGGGTATGGGGATCTGGAAATCGACATTTTGACCCGCCGCAATCGAGCGCTCGCCAATCGCATCAGCATCAAGCTATGGCATTTGCCAGATGAGGCTAAGCCGTTGCCTTTGAAATGGAGCGGAAATAGCCAGATCGATCTCGGCGGCTTCAGCCCAGCCATGACGCTCTCCTCCGTCAAGGCGCTGCTTGCCGATCTTGGCCTTCAGTGCGAAGAGTACAAAGTTGACAGCGTCTTTGAAACGGTGCGCCGTCTTGTGCTTCCCGATGCGGAACTGCATTTCTTCAAGGGACCGGAAGAGCCTATCCTGATGGAAATCCACTTCTTGCCCCGAGAGGAAATCCGGCGAACCAAGGGTGACTGGTCTTTCTGAGCGCCCCGCATTCGGACAAAGGCCGGCCACTCTGGGTCGGGCGCAACACTCGCTACGCCGCCGCCATGATCTCCGCATAAGTGCTGAAATCGACGTTGCCGCCGGAAAGCACAACCGCCACGCATTTGCCGGCAAGGTCGATCTCGCCGGATGCGAGCGCCGCCAGCGCGACGCAGCCGCCGGGCTCGACCACCAGCTTCAGATACGCCATGGCGTCGCGCATCGCCTGCGCGGCGGCCTTGTCGGAGACGGCGATGGCGCCGGCGAGATTTTTGCGGTTGATCTCGAAAGTGATGGCGCCCGGTTCGGCGGTGAGCAGCGCATCGCAGATCGAAGTGTGGCCAGGCTCGTTCGAGACCCTTTCGCCCTTGGCGAGCGAGCGGCGCGTGTCGTCGAAATGCTCCGGCTCGACCGCCCAAACGGCGGTCTGCGGCGAGGCGTACTTGACCGCGACGGAAATGCCGCTCGACAGCCCGCCGCCGCCGCAAGGCACGACTACAGCGTCGAGGCTGACGTCGAGCGCCTTCGCCTGCCGCATCAGCTCCAGCCCGATCGTGCCCTGGCCGGCGATGATGGCCGGGTCGTCGAAGGGCGGCACCAGCACCATGCCCTTCTCGATATAGGGGCGCACGACAGCCATGCGATCGTCCTTGTAACGGTCGAACGGCACCACCTCGGCGCCCATCTTGCGGACATTGCCCACCTTGAGCGCCGGCGCGTCGACGGGCATGGCGATCACCGCCCTGACGCCGAACATGGCGGCCGAAGCGGCGACGCCCTGCGCGTGGTTGCCGGAGGAAAAGGCGACGACGCCGCGGCTGCGCTCCTCTTCGGTGAGCGACGACAGTTTGTTGTAGGCGCCGCGGATCTTGAAGGAGCCGGTGCGCTGCAGCGTCTCCGGCTTGAACAGGATGCGGCCGCCATGGCGCTTGTTGAGCTCAGGCGATTCGATGAGCGGAGTCTCGACGACAAGGCCGGAAAGCCGCGCCGCGGCGGCGTGGATGTCGAAGATGCCCGGGATGGTGGTCATGGCGTGGCCTCGCGAAGAACGGGACTGCCCATGGTGCACGGAAATTATCCCTGCGCGCCAACGAAAAAATGTGACGGGGACAATATTGGCGTATCGCAGGGGCCGCTGGCGCAGCCGACGATGGCGATTGGCGATGCCCCGACCCTCCGTTATGGCTTCGGCTTTTCGCCCACCACGCGGACCGCTCCTCACCCCAGCAGCGTCGGCGTCCTTTTCTTGCCGCCGAGCTTGCGCCAGCCGTTGAAGCGGTGGCTGGCGGCGGCAAACGAGATCTTCATCTGCTGGGCGACCGTGTAGCGCGACTTGCCCTCGTCGAACATGCGGTAGCAGCATTCGACGCCTTCCTCGGTCAGCTTGCCTTCCGGCGTCTTGTTGTGCGGATTGACGGGATCGAATTTTTCGGCCTGCTGCTCGACCAGGCCCTTCAGCCGCTGCAGGTCGGCCTCGATGCCGGCGATGAGATCGAGAACGGGTTTCGGGTCGAATGCGTGCGGGGGCTTCTTGTCCGTCATCCCTTGTTTCCTTGGATTTGGCTTGTTTCGCTGGAATTGGCTGGCCACCCCATATAGGTGGACATTCGGCAATAATGAAGAGCGGGAACGCTGGACCGGCGAATTCCGCCGGCCACACGACGTCCGCGATTGACCCTCCGCCCGTGAGTGCCTAGTTTAGAACCATTCTAATCTAGGGTGATTTCCTCATGCTTTCCCGTGTTTTCGGCTTCGGCCGCCGCTCCTTCGATTCGCTGTCGGAGCAGGAGATCCTGGCGTTGGCGATTTCTTCCGAAGAGGACGACGGGCGTATCTATCGCGCCTATGCCGACGGGCTGGCGCAGGACTTTCCGCAATCGGCCAAGGTGTTCGAGGCGATGGCGGAGGAGGAAGACGGCCATCGCGATTCCCTCATCGAGTTGCACCGCAAGCGCTTCGGCGAGCGCATCCCGCTGATCCGGCGCGAGCATGTGAGGGGCTATTACGAGCGCAAGCCCGACTGGCTGGTGCGGCCGCTCGGCATCGAGCATGTGCGCCGCCAGGCCGAGGACATGGAGCGACAGGCCTATCGCTTCTATGTCGAGGCGGCCAAGCGCACGACCGATGCCTCGACGCGGAAGCTGCTCGACGAGCTGGCCGCGGCCGAGCTCGGCCACGAGAATTCCGCGCATGAGCTCGAACAGGAACATGTCCCGGGCGAGGTCAAGGAGGAGGAAGCGAGCGCCGAGCAGCGCCAGTTCATCCTCACCTATGTGCAGCCGGGACTGGCCGGGCTGATGGATGGCTCGGTGTCGACGCTGGCGCCGATCTTCGCCGCCGCCTTCGCCACGCACGCCACGTTCCAGACATTCCTCGTCGGTCTCGCCGCCTCGATCGGCGCCGGCATCTCGATGGGCTTCACCGAGGTGGCTTCCGACGACGGCAAGCTGTCGGGGCGCGGCTCGCCGGTGAAGCGCGGCTTGACGGTCGGCGTCATGACGACGCTGGGCGGGCTCGGCCACGCGCTGCCCTACCTCATCCCCTATTTCTGGACGGCAACCATCGTCGCCGCGATCGTGGTGTTCTTCGAGCTCTGGGCGATCGCCTTCATCCAGAACCGCTACATGCAGACGCCGTTCTGGCGCGCCGCCTTCCAGGTGGTGCTGGGCGGCGCGCTGGTGTTCGGGGCGGGTGTGCTGATCGGGAATGCTTAGGCGCCGACTTTCCCTTCTCCCCTTGTGGGAGAAGGTGTCGCCGAAGGCGACGGATGAGGGGTGCTCCAGGAAACGCCGGCGTCTCACTCCGCTGGAACACCCCTCATCCGTCTCGGCGCTAACGCGCCGATCCACCTTCTCCCACAAGGGGAGAAGGAGAAACTGTGCTCACCCGTTCACGGCCCGACTGTCCTGCGGCGCCTCGTCCCTTTCCGTCATCCCGTAGTCGCGCACGACATGGGCGATGCGCAGACGATAGCCGGCAAAGATTCCGCCGCGACCCGCCTGCTGCGCCTGCCGGTGCTCCTCGGTGTTGCGCCAGGCCTTGACCGCTTCCTCGTCGCGCCAGAAGGACAGCGAGAGCACGCGCTTCGGATCGGTGAGGCTCTGGAAGCGCTCGACCGAGATGAAGCCGTCGATGCCCTCGAGCAGCGGCTTGAGCTCCGCGGCGATGCCGAGATAGGCATCGCGCTTTCCTTCCGCCGGCTCGACCTCGAAGATGACAGCGATCATGCCTCTATCCCTTCCCTGACCGTTACGCTGGTATCGAAAACCTTCCGGGGGCCATGCGGCCCCGACGCCAGCCTGAGGAATATCCGGTCTTCCTTGAGGATGAACTTCTCGCGCCGCGCGAACTCGTAGTTTGCCTTGCCGGCGGGGTCGGCGGCAAGGCGCGCGCGATAGGCCTCGTAGGCGGCGAGGCTTTCGATGTTGTAGGCGGCGTAGGCGATCGTGGCCGAACCCTCATGCGGCGCGAAATAGCCGATCAGCTCGGCGCCGCAGCGCGGGATCGCCTGCCCCCAGGCCCGCGCATACTGCTCGAAAGCCGGCTTGCCGAACGGATCGATCTCATAGCGGATGAAGCAGGTGATGGTCATTTCGGTCTCCCCGTCGGTTAGCTTCCTGGGTCGGTTGGCTTTGCGGCGACGACGGTTCGATCGCGGTCGAACCATCGCTTCGCTCGGTGTGCTAGGCATTCTCCTGTCAGGAGCGTTCGCCGCGCTCCTTGAGCCGACCCGAGAATAGTGCTTCTCTCACCGGAATGCTTCGATAAGGATCGAACTATGCGTGAAGGACCCGACATCGCACGCATCGCCAGCCTGGTCGGCGACCCGGCCCGCGCCAACATGCTCAATGCGCTGATGGGCGGCACGGCGCTGACCGCATCGGAACTGGCCCTGGAGGCCGGCGTATCGCTGCCCACCGCTTCCTCGCATCTGTCGAAGCTGATGGATGGCGGATTGCTGACGCTCGCGAGCCAGGGTCGCCATCGCTATTACGGCCTCGCCGGCCCGCAGGTCGCGGGCATGATCGAGGCGATCATCGGCGTCGCGGAGGCGGTCGGCCCGAAGCGGGTGCGGCCCGGCCCGCGCGACGCGGCCATGCGCGTGGCTCGCGTTTGCTACGATCACCTCGCCGGCGAGCAGGCGGTGACCATGCTCGACCGCCTCGTCGACAGGAAGCTGCTGCTGCGCGAGGGGAACGAGATCAGGCTCTCACCCTCGGCTGTTTCGCATTTCGCCGCGCTGGGTATCGCGATCGACAGCAAAGCCAGGCGGCCGGTGTGCCGCGCCTGCCTCGACTGGAGCGTGCGGCGTTCGCATCTCGCCGGCGCGCTGGGCGCCGCCATCCTCGACAAGGTCATCGCCGAGAAATGGGCGCGGCGCGACAAGGACAGCCGCGCCGTGGTGTTTTCGCCGAAGGGCAAGCAGGACTTCGAGAGGGTGTTTCTGGCTTAGGCGGACAATCTCGCGATGCTGGCGGGACAGCGCCCCCCTCTGGCCTGCCGGCCATCTCCCCCACAAGGGGGGAGATCAGACGTCACGCCGTCCTTCGCCAATCTCCAACATTGCAGGAAAGGCGCCGCGGGTGAAACTGCCAATCTCCCCCCTTGTGGGGGAGATGCCCGGCAGGGCAGAGGGGGGCGCGAAGGATCGCGACGCTGCCGGCGCCTAGGCTCACCCCCGCTTCAGCACCTTCCCCAGCTTGAAGAAATCCTTCCACGGGTCCGCTTTCTTCAGCTCGCCCAGCGTCGTCTCGTCGCCGAGCGGGAAGGCGTTGGGCGCGAGCCCCTTTTCAAGCTCCGGCCAGGTCACGGGCATTGACACCGTCGCGCCCTTCTTGGCGCGCGACGAGTAGGGCGCCACCGTGGTCGAGCCCCTGCCGTTGCGCAGATAGTCGATGAAGATTTTTCCTGTGCGCGCCTTCTTCGACAGCGTCGCCGTGTAGCGGTCCGGTGCTGCCTGTTCCAAGGCGCGGGCGAAGTCATGGGCGAAGTCCTTGACCTCGTCCCAGTCCGCCGACGCCTTGAGCGGCACCAGCACGTGATAGCCCTTGCCGCCGGACGTCTTGACCAGGTTCGGCAGCGACAGCTCGTCAAGCTGCTTGTGGATGTCGAGCGCCGCCTGGCGCACCATCTTCACATCGACGCCTTCATCCGGGTCGAGGTCGAAGATCACCTGGTCCGGCTTTTCCAGTTGGTCGATGGTGGAGCCCCAGATATGGACCTCGACCACGCCATACTGGACGAGCGCCGCAAGCCCGTCGAAATCCTTGATGAACAGGATCTCCTCGCCATCGGTCGGATCCTTCATCCTGGCGATCCTGTCGCTCATGCCGGGCGAGGCGTGTTTCTGGAAGAAGCGCTGCCCGTGGATGCCGTCGGGCGCCCGCACCAGGCTCAGCGGACGGTTGACGACGAACGGCTCCATGCGCGGCCAGACCAGCGCGTAGTGGTCGAGCAGGTCCTGCTTGGAGACCTTTTCGTCGGGCCACAGCAGCTTGTCGGGATGTGAGAGCTTTATCGAGGTCATCGCCGTTCCAGCCGAGGCCTTCGGCGCGGCCCTGCCGCCGCCCGATCCTGCTTCGGCCTTGCCGCCGGTCTTCTTCGGCTTTTCCTGCACGACTTCCTCCGGCGGCTTGTCCTCACGCAACCCCTGGAACGAGGCGTGGCGGATTATACGGTCGGATGTCCAGCTGCGGAACTCCACTTCGCCGACAAGCTCAGGCTTGACGAAGGTCAGGCCCTTGCCCTTGGGCACGGCGCCGGAGAAGGACGAGTCTTTCGCCTCCAGGCGGTCGAGCTTCTTCTTCAAATCGGTCAACACCTTGCCGGAAAAGCCGGTGCCGACGCGGCCGGCATAGTTGAGCTTGCCGCCTTCATAATAGCCGACGAGCAGCAAGCGCAGGCCGCGCCCGGTCTTGTCCGAAGGCAGGTAGCCGCCGATGACGAATTCCTGGCGCAGCGTGCATTTCGACTTGATCCAGCTGAGGCCGCGTCCGCTGCGGTAAGGCGCGTCGGCGCGCTTCGACACCACGCCTTCGAGGCCCATGCGGCAGACATGCTGCAGTATGACCTTGCCGGGCTCGGAAAAATGGTCGCTGAAACGCAGCGCCGAATTCTGCGGCTGCTCGCCGAGCAGCTCGGCCAGCGCGTGCTTGCGCTCGACCAGCGGCTCGCGGCGCAGATCCTTGCCGTCGAGCCGCATCAGGTCGAAGACGTAGTAGATGAAGCGGTCGGTGCGACGGGCGGAGAGATCGGCCTGCAGCAGCGGAAAGGACGACACGCCGCTGTCGGCCAGCACGACGATCTCGCCGTCGATGACGGCGTCGCGGCATTTGAGGCCGGCAAGCGCCGCGGTGACCGGGCCTTCGAATTTCTTCGTCCAGTCGAGGCCGGCTCTGGTCAGCAGCCTGACGTCGCTGCCGGCGATCTGCGCCTGCATGCGATAGCCGTCGAATTTCACTTCGTGCAGCCAGTCGTCGCCGGAGGGCGCGTTCTTTTCCAGCGTCGCGAGCTGCGGCTCGATGAACTCCAGGCGCTTGGCGCGGCCGGCCTTTGCCTTGCGGGCGGCCGGTTTGTTGGAGTGCCAGACCTTCGGCTTCGCGCCCCTGGCGGCCTTGCCCTCGCCGACCTCCTCGACGGTGAGGCCGGACTTCACCGATTGCGGCTCATCCTTCAGGATGTCCTCGCCGGGACGGGCGGCCGCGTCGTCGGACTTGATCAGCAGCCAGTTGTCGCGCTTTTCGCCGCGGCGCGGTTTCAGCCTGACCAGATGCCAGCGCCCGTGCAGCTTGTAGCCTTCAAGCTCGAAGCTGATATGGCCCTTCTTCATCCCTTGCGCCGGATCGCCTTCCGGGATCCATCTGCCGTCGTCCCAGACGATGACCGAGCCGCCGCCATACTCGCCCTTCGGAATGGTGCCCTCGAAGGACGCGTAGTCGATCGGGTGGTCCTCGACATGCACGGCCAGCCGCTTCTCGTGCGGATCGAGGCTCGGGCCGCGCGTCACCGCCCAGCTCCACAGCACGCCGTCATGCTCGAGCCGGAAATCGTAGTGGAGGCGCGTGGCGGCGTGCTTCTGGATGACGTAGATGCCGCCGGCCTCGCCTGGTCTGTGCCGCGGCACCTTGCCGGCCGGCTCGGCGGTTTTGCGGAAGTCGCGCTTGGCTTGATACTGCTCGAGGCCGGCCATGGCATCCTGCTCCTATGCGGATTTGCGCCTTTTATGCTTGTTATGACCGGCCGCGGCGGCCTTGGCCTTCGTCCGCGCCGACGCTTTCGATGAAGATTTGCCGGCCTTGCCGCCGCCTTCCGCGTTGAGACTCTTCTTCAGAGCGTCGAACAGGTTGACGACATTGGACGGCTTCGGCGGCGCCTTGGCCTTGGGAGCCTTCTTGCCGGCCTTCTTGGCGCGGATCAATTCGAGCAGCGCGTCCTCATAGCGGTCTTCGAACTTCGAAGCGTCGAACTTCGTCTTCTTGCTGTCGATGATGTGCCGCGCGAGATCGATCATCTCGTCATCGGTCCTGGTTGCCTTGATGTCGTCGAAGACCGTCTCGGGCTGGCGCACGGTGTCGTCGTAGCGCAGCGTCGTCAGCACCATGCCCTTGCCGAGCGGTTCCAAGACGACCGGGCGCTCGCGTTGATAGAGCACGATGCGCGCGAGGCCGGCCATCTTCTTCGCCGCCATGGCGTCGCGGATGACGGCGAACGCCTCTTCCGACACCTCGTCCGCCGGCGAGACATAGTAGGGCGTGTCGAGATAAATCTGCTCGATCGAGGATTTCTCGACGAAGCCGTCGAGGCTCATCGTATGCGAGGACTCGATCTGCACCGCCTCGATCTCGTCCTCCTCGATATGGACGAAGTCGCCGTCGCTGACCTCATAGCCCTTGATCTCGTCGCCTTCCTCCAGCGGCTTGCCGGTTTCGGCATCGACATAGATGCGTTTGACGGTGTTGCCGGTCTTGCGGTTGAGAATGCGGAACGAAACCTTCTCGGCATGGGTGACGACGTTGGTCAGCTCGATGGCGCAAGTGACCAGCGACAGTTTCAGATAACCCTTCCAGGCGGGGCGCGGTGCCATTGCGAGCTCCTGCTGCGAACTCCTGCGCGGTGCGATCTCAATCGCAACGGATGGGGCTCGCTTGGGTTCCGGGGCCCGCGCCTGTCGTTGCGGCATCGCCCATCAGGCCGCCAGCAGGTTGATCCTGTTTTGCGCTATCTCGGTGAGCTTGCGGTCGGTCGCCTGCTCTTCCTTGAGGTTCTTGGCCAGCACGTTGGCGCAGTCGCTGCGGCCGAGCTGCTTGGCCCAGGCGATCAGTGTGCCGTAGCGCGTCATCTCGTAATGCTCGACCGCCTGCGCGGACGCGATCAGCGCGGCGTCGAGAACCTCCTTGTCGTCGATATCGCCGCTCACCTCATCGGCCTCCTCGAGGATGCCGTCGATGGCGGGGCAGCTGACCGCCTTGGCCTTGACGCCGTGCAGCTCGAACACCTGCTCGACCCGGTCGACATGGCCCCTGGTCTGCTCGAGGTGTTTTTCGAAGCCGGCCTTCAGCTGCGGATCGGTCGCCGCGCCGATCATCTTCGGCAGGGCCCGCTCGATCTGCTTCTCGGCATAGTAGATGTCGCGCAGCATATGGATGAAGAGATCGTCCAGCGTCTTGATGTCTTTCGAAAAGAAACCCATGGCTTTGCCTTCCATAGCTTGGTCCGGATCGGGAAATTCAATCGGCGGCGCGGCCGCCCTCGCCGCGCGGGCTCGAAGG is a window encoding:
- the ligD gene encoding DNA ligase D produces the protein MAGLEQYQAKRDFRKTAEPAGKVPRHRPGEAGGIYVIQKHAATRLHYDFRLEHDGVLWSWAVTRGPSLDPHEKRLAVHVEDHPIDYASFEGTIPKGEYGGGSVIVWDDGRWIPEGDPAQGMKKGHISFELEGYKLHGRWHLVRLKPRRGEKRDNWLLIKSDDAAARPGEDILKDEPQSVKSGLTVEEVGEGKAARGAKPKVWHSNKPAARKAKAGRAKRLEFIEPQLATLEKNAPSGDDWLHEVKFDGYRMQAQIAGSDVRLLTRAGLDWTKKFEGPVTAALAGLKCRDAVIDGEIVVLADSGVSSFPLLQADLSARRTDRFIYYVFDLMRLDGKDLRREPLVERKHALAELLGEQPQNSALRFSDHFSEPGKVILQHVCRMGLEGVVSKRADAPYRSGRGLSWIKSKCTLRQEFVIGGYLPSDKTGRGLRLLLVGYYEGGKLNYAGRVGTGFSGKVLTDLKKKLDRLEAKDSSFSGAVPKGKGLTFVKPELVGEVEFRSWTSDRIIRHASFQGLREDKPPEEVVQEKPKKTGGKAEAGSGGGRAAPKASAGTAMTSIKLSHPDKLLWPDEKVSKQDLLDHYALVWPRMEPFVVNRPLSLVRAPDGIHGQRFFQKHASPGMSDRIARMKDPTDGEEILFIKDFDGLAALVQYGVVEVHIWGSTIDQLEKPDQVIFDLDPDEGVDVKMVRQAALDIHKQLDELSLPNLVKTSGGKGYHVLVPLKASADWDEVKDFAHDFARALEQAAPDRYTATLSKKARTGKIFIDYLRNGRGSTTVAPYSSRAKKGATVSMPVTWPELEKGLAPNAFPLGDETTLGELKKADPWKDFFKLGKVLKRG
- a CDS encoding winged helix-turn-helix domain-containing protein yields the protein MREGPDIARIASLVGDPARANMLNALMGGTALTASELALEAGVSLPTASSHLSKLMDGGLLTLASQGRHRYYGLAGPQVAGMIEAIIGVAEAVGPKRVRPGPRDAAMRVARVCYDHLAGEQAVTMLDRLVDRKLLLREGNEIRLSPSAVSHFAALGIAIDSKARRPVCRACLDWSVRRSHLAGALGAAILDKVIAEKWARRDKDSRAVVFSPKGKQDFERVFLA
- a CDS encoding NIPSNAP family protein codes for the protein MTITCFIRYEIDPFGKPAFEQYARAWGQAIPRCGAELIGYFAPHEGSATIAYAAYNIESLAAYEAYRARLAADPAGKANYEFARREKFILKEDRIFLRLASGPHGPRKVFDTSVTVREGIEA
- the mbfA gene encoding iron exporter MbfA, which translates into the protein MLSRVFGFGRRSFDSLSEQEILALAISSEEDDGRIYRAYADGLAQDFPQSAKVFEAMAEEEDGHRDSLIELHRKRFGERIPLIRREHVRGYYERKPDWLVRPLGIEHVRRQAEDMERQAYRFYVEAAKRTTDASTRKLLDELAAAELGHENSAHELEQEHVPGEVKEEEASAEQRQFILTYVQPGLAGLMDGSVSTLAPIFAAAFATHATFQTFLVGLAASIGAGISMGFTEVASDDGKLSGRGSPVKRGLTVGVMTTLGGLGHALPYLIPYFWTATIVAAIVVFFELWAIAFIQNRYMQTPFWRAAFQVVLGGALVFGAGVLIGNA
- a CDS encoding Ku protein, which gives rise to MAPRPAWKGYLKLSLVTCAIELTNVVTHAEKVSFRILNRKTGNTVKRIYVDAETGKPLEEGDEIKGYEVSDGDFVHIEEDEIEAVQIESSHTMSLDGFVEKSSIEQIYLDTPYYVSPADEVSEEAFAVIRDAMAAKKMAGLARIVLYQRERPVVLEPLGKGMVLTTLRYDDTVRQPETVFDDIKATRTDDEMIDLARHIIDSKKTKFDASKFEDRYEDALLELIRAKKAGKKAPKAKAPPKPSNVVNLFDALKKSLNAEGGGKAGKSSSKASARTKAKAAAAGHNKHKRRKSA
- a CDS encoding antibiotic biosynthesis monooxygenase, which gives rise to MIAVIFEVEPAEGKRDAYLGIAAELKPLLEGIDGFISVERFQSLTDPKRVLSLSFWRDEEAVKAWRNTEEHRQAQQAGRGGIFAGYRLRIAHVVRDYGMTERDEAPQDSRAVNG
- a CDS encoding threonine/serine dehydratase yields the protein MTTIPGIFDIHAAAARLSGLVVETPLIESPELNKRHGGRILFKPETLQRTGSFKIRGAYNKLSSLTEEERSRGVVAFSSGNHAQGVAASAAMFGVRAVIAMPVDAPALKVGNVRKMGAEVVPFDRYKDDRMAVVRPYIEKGMVLVPPFDDPAIIAGQGTIGLELMRQAKALDVSLDAVVVPCGGGGLSSGISVAVKYASPQTAVWAVEPEHFDDTRRSLAKGERVSNEPGHTSICDALLTAEPGAITFEINRKNLAGAIAVSDKAAAQAMRDAMAYLKLVVEPGGCVALAALASGEIDLAGKCVAVVLSGGNVDFSTYAEIMAAA
- a CDS encoding ferritin-like domain-containing protein gives rise to the protein MGFFSKDIKTLDDLFIHMLRDIYYAEKQIERALPKMIGAATDPQLKAGFEKHLEQTRGHVDRVEQVFELHGVKAKAVSCPAIDGILEEADEVSGDIDDKEVLDAALIASAQAVEHYEMTRYGTLIAWAKQLGRSDCANVLAKNLKEEQATDRKLTEIAQNRINLLAA